One Mya arenaria isolate MELC-2E11 chromosome 7, ASM2691426v1 genomic window carries:
- the LOC128241175 gene encoding coiled-coil domain-containing protein 39-like: MKSMFNELKVEILLLKVDAELSKENHKNNAEKCVEECMELRDRIKQRVDELTSNIRDGIAIRHAKNDLEEVTGSDDSDDDAPLPIEIKQTRRELRQLLNQAKHNSEQSEKTQKKLHDELERVEHDLNHSEKTRMQFERELLKVKQDIEKSEWTQKELRDELERVKQDLYLSEKTRMQFERELLKVKQDIEKSEWTQKNMRDELEQVKHDLHHSEKIRKGFEQELLKAKQLVEIYEKGQAEVELASGPAYKWHHFRRGPQALNENLQNMTGINTRC; the protein is encoded by the exons ATGAAATCAATGTTCAACGAGttaaaagttgaaattttgCTGTTGAAAGTTGATGCAGAACTCAGTAAGGAGAATCACAAGAATAATGCTGAAAAATGCGTGGAGGAATGCATGGAATTACGCGATAGAATAAAACAACGTGTAGATGAATTGACCAGTAATATTAGAGACGGAATAGCCATTAGACATGCCAAAAAC GACTTGGAGGAAGTAACTGGAAGCGACGATTCCGACGATGATGCCCCATTACCCATAGAAATAAAACAG ACACGGCGGGAACTCAGGCAGCTGTTGAATCAAGCCAAACACAATTCGGAACAATCAGAAAAG ACACAGAAGAAACTGCATGATGAGCTGGAACGAGTGGAACATGACCTAAATCACTCAGAAAAG ACAAGAATGCAGTTCGAACGAGAGTTACTGAAAGTGAAACAGGACATAGAGAAATCAGAATGG ACACAGAAGGAACTGCGTGATGAGCTGGAACGTGTGAAACAAGACCTATATCTCTCAGAAAAG ACAAGAATGCAGTTCGAACGAGAGTTACTGAAAGTGAAACAGGACATAGAGAAATCAGAATGG ACACAGAAGAACATGCGTGATGAGCTGGAACAAGTGAAACATGACCTACATCATTCAGAAAAG ATACGAAAGGGATTCGAACAAGAGTTACTGAAAGCGAAACAGCTAGTCGAAATATATGAAAAG GGCCAGGCAGAGGTCGAATTGGCTTCAGGGCCCGCATACAAATGGCACCACTTCCGACGGGGACCACAGGCTTTAAACGAGAACCTCCAAAATATGACAGGAATCAATACGAGGTGTTAA